The following are encoded in a window of Corynebacterium marinum DSM 44953 genomic DNA:
- the gdhA gene encoding NADP-specific glutamate dehydrogenase, with protein MSIDEQVSSYYNMLLKRNAGEPEFHQAVAEVLASLKIVLEKDPHYADYGLIQRLCEPERQLIFRVPWIDDNGVVQVNRGFRVQFNSALGPYKGGLRFHPSVNLGIIKFLGFEQIFKNSLTGLPIGGGKGGSDFDPKGKSELEIMRFCQSFMTELHKHIGEYKDVPAGDIGVGAREIGFLFGQYRRLAGQHESGVLTGKGLTWGGSLVRTEATGYGCVYLTEEMMKAHGASMSGAKVIVSGSGNVAIYAIEKAQELGATVVGFSDSSGWVSTPDGVDVELLKDVKDKRRERVTAYVEESTGATFHEDGSIWDLAADVALPCATQNELNGDHARALAANGVRFVAEGANMPSTPEAIEVFRENGIHFAPGKAANAGGVATSALEMQQNASRDSWSFEYTDQRLHKIMSKIFRTMSNTAKEYGREGDYVVGSNIAGFKKTADAMLAQGVI; from the coding sequence ATGTCAATCGACGAGCAGGTCTCCTCCTACTACAACATGCTTCTCAAGCGTAACGCAGGAGAGCCTGAGTTCCACCAGGCAGTTGCAGAAGTTCTCGCCTCGCTGAAGATCGTCCTGGAGAAGGACCCTCATTACGCTGACTACGGTCTCATCCAGCGCCTGTGCGAGCCCGAGCGCCAGCTCATCTTCCGCGTGCCGTGGATCGACGACAACGGGGTGGTACAGGTCAACCGCGGTTTCCGGGTCCAGTTCAACTCCGCTCTCGGCCCGTACAAGGGCGGCCTGCGTTTCCACCCCTCGGTCAACCTGGGCATCATCAAGTTCCTCGGCTTCGAGCAGATCTTCAAGAACTCCCTGACCGGCCTGCCCATCGGCGGCGGCAAGGGCGGCTCCGACTTCGACCCCAAGGGCAAGTCCGAGCTCGAGATCATGCGCTTCTGCCAGTCCTTCATGACCGAGCTGCACAAGCACATCGGCGAGTACAAGGACGTCCCCGCCGGCGACATCGGCGTCGGCGCCCGGGAGATCGGCTTCCTCTTCGGCCAGTACCGGCGCCTCGCCGGCCAGCACGAGTCCGGTGTCCTCACCGGCAAGGGCCTGACCTGGGGCGGTTCCCTGGTACGCACCGAGGCCACCGGCTACGGCTGCGTCTACCTCACCGAGGAGATGATGAAGGCCCACGGTGCCTCCATGTCAGGCGCGAAGGTCATCGTCTCCGGTTCCGGCAACGTCGCCATCTACGCCATCGAGAAGGCGCAGGAGCTCGGCGCGACCGTCGTCGGTTTCTCCGACTCCTCCGGCTGGGTCTCCACCCCGGACGGCGTCGATGTCGAACTGCTCAAGGACGTCAAGGACAAGCGCCGTGAGCGCGTCACCGCCTACGTGGAGGAGAGCACCGGAGCTACCTTCCACGAGGACGGTTCCATCTGGGACCTCGCGGCCGACGTCGCCCTCCCGTGCGCCACCCAGAACGAGCTCAACGGCGATCACGCCCGCGCTCTGGCGGCCAACGGCGTCCGCTTCGTCGCCGAGGGCGCCAACATGCCCTCCACCCCGGAGGCCATCGAGGTCTTCCGCGAGAACGGCATCCACTTCGCCCCGGGCAAGGCCGCCAACGCCGGCGGCGTCGCCACCTCCGCCCTGGAGATGCAGCAGAACGCGTCCCGCGACTCCTGGTCCTTCGAGTACACCGACCAGCGGCTGCACAAGATCATGTCCAAGATCTTCCGCACCATGTCCAACACGGCGAAGGAGTACGGCCGCGAGGGAGATTACGTGGTCGGGTCCAACATCGCCGGATTCAAGAAGACCGCTGACGCGATGCTCGCCCAAGGCGTCATCTAG
- a CDS encoding DivIVA domain-containing protein, with product MYRVFEALDELNQTVEQAYGVPMTSNCMVPRNDMLALLDDLRNALPVEIDDAQDVLDKEAEILRGAEERARGMVADAEAQAGDIVGRAQEDADNIVADARRHATDLVAKAEDDADHMVSSARREAEDTVTRAQAEADRLIEDGNTSYRRSVDEGIAEQERLVSDAEIVRRANEEAHRIVDSATADSARLRTECDEFVEGKLADFEETLTGVLRTVTRDRQALRRGAGVSRRRSE from the coding sequence ATGTACCGCGTATTTGAGGCCCTCGACGAACTCAACCAGACCGTGGAGCAGGCGTACGGCGTGCCCATGACCTCCAACTGCATGGTCCCGCGCAACGACATGCTCGCGCTCCTCGACGATCTCCGCAACGCCCTGCCCGTGGAGATCGACGACGCGCAGGATGTGCTGGACAAGGAGGCGGAGATCCTGCGGGGCGCCGAGGAGCGCGCGCGCGGCATGGTCGCCGATGCAGAGGCCCAGGCCGGCGACATCGTCGGCCGCGCGCAGGAGGACGCCGACAACATCGTCGCCGACGCCCGCCGCCACGCCACGGACCTGGTCGCCAAGGCCGAGGACGACGCCGACCACATGGTGTCCTCGGCGCGTCGCGAGGCGGAGGACACCGTCACCCGCGCCCAGGCGGAGGCCGACCGCCTCATCGAGGACGGCAACACCTCCTACCGCCGCAGCGTCGACGAGGGCATCGCCGAACAGGAGCGCCTCGTCTCCGACGCGGAGATCGTGCGCCGCGCCAACGAAGAGGCACACCGCATCGTCGATTCCGCCACCGCCGATTCCGCCCGCCTGCGCACCGAGTGCGACGAGTTCGTCGAGGGCAAGCTCGCCGATTTCGAGGAGACCCTCACGGGCGTCCTCCGCACCGTCACCCGCGACCGCCAGGCCCTGCGCCGAGGCGCTGGTGTGTCCCGGCGCCGGAGTGAGTAA
- a CDS encoding YceD family protein, translating into MTSPFVFNIAGLNQFAQRTQTGPSPIRIGPEMIGLAEGEEITVDATLSQLGGGVLVDADIRGRLTGQCVRCLRELHPDLELHVTQVFSGSPDFVTGEEGDEADDLPEIVGDQVDILQAVIDEAVLALPFNPTCENGCDDSETPAPDGVSGEFKAVDPRWGDLEKFL; encoded by the coding sequence ATGACTTCTCCCTTCGTGTTCAACATCGCCGGACTCAACCAGTTCGCCCAGCGCACCCAGACCGGTCCCAGCCCCATCCGGATCGGTCCCGAGATGATCGGCCTCGCGGAAGGCGAGGAGATCACCGTCGACGCCACCCTCAGCCAGTTGGGCGGGGGAGTGCTCGTCGACGCCGACATCCGCGGCCGCCTCACCGGGCAGTGCGTCCGCTGCCTCCGGGAACTCCACCCGGACCTGGAGCTGCACGTCACCCAGGTGTTCTCCGGCTCCCCGGACTTCGTCACCGGCGAAGAAGGCGATGAGGCCGACGACCTGCCGGAGATCGTCGGCGACCAGGTCGACATCCTCCAGGCGGTCATCGACGAAGCCGTCCTCGCGCTGCCTTTCAACCCGACCTGCGAGAACGGGTGCGACGACTCTGAAACCCCCGCCCCGGACGGCGTGTCCGGCGAGTTCAAGGCGGTCGACCCGAGGTGGGGCGACCTGGAGAAGTTCCTGTGA
- a CDS encoding glycerate kinase has product MVHIIIAPDSFKGTATAEQAARSLGEGVRSVIRDADITLAPMADGGEGTAATFAGETVTLPTTDAAGRLTEASYVLDGATAYIDLAAASGLPAVADAPVPLTGDTYGTGVLIADAQTRGATRIVLCLGGSATSDAGTGILVALGATPVDAAGYSLPKGGGSLGKLADIDTAQLNIPAAAVEWVLLTDVRATVPEAATVFAPQKGASAEDVALLEAALTHAADTLGVDPLTPGFGAAGAVPVGIHWLSTMLHGTDSHVHVLPGAPLVADALGLTEAVPGANLVITGEGAFDAQSLTGKVVGTVADLVGGTDATLAIAAGRFDVDPGEDVIAVELGAPGDVEKQLFDAGAAIAADYLRISTAQG; this is encoded by the coding sequence ATGGTCCACATCATCATCGCCCCCGACTCCTTCAAGGGCACCGCAACCGCAGAACAGGCCGCGCGTTCTCTCGGGGAGGGCGTCCGCTCCGTCATCCGGGACGCCGACATCACCCTCGCCCCCATGGCTGACGGGGGTGAGGGCACGGCCGCCACCTTCGCCGGCGAGACGGTCACCCTGCCCACCACCGACGCCGCGGGCCGCCTGACGGAGGCGTCCTACGTCCTCGACGGCGCCACCGCCTACATCGATCTCGCCGCGGCTTCCGGGCTTCCGGCCGTGGCGGACGCGCCGGTGCCCTTGACCGGCGACACCTACGGCACCGGTGTGCTCATCGCCGACGCCCAGACCCGCGGCGCCACCCGGATCGTCCTCTGCCTCGGCGGTTCGGCGACCTCCGACGCCGGCACGGGCATCCTCGTCGCGCTCGGCGCCACCCCCGTGGACGCTGCCGGCTACTCCCTGCCCAAGGGCGGCGGTTCCCTCGGCAAGCTGGCGGACATCGACACCGCCCAGCTCAACATCCCCGCGGCGGCCGTCGAATGGGTGCTGCTCACCGACGTTCGGGCCACCGTCCCCGAGGCGGCGACTGTCTTCGCCCCGCAGAAGGGTGCCTCCGCCGAGGACGTCGCACTCCTCGAGGCCGCCCTCACCCACGCCGCCGACACCCTCGGCGTCGATCCCCTGACCCCCGGTTTCGGCGCGGCCGGGGCGGTCCCGGTGGGCATCCACTGGCTGTCGACCATGCTGCACGGCACCGACTCGCACGTCCACGTCCTGCCCGGCGCGCCGCTGGTCGCGGACGCGCTGGGGTTGACGGAGGCGGTCCCGGGGGCGAATCTGGTCATCACCGGCGAGGGCGCCTTCGACGCGCAGTCGTTGACCGGCAAGGTCGTCGGCACCGTCGCCGACCTGGTCGGGGGCACGGACGCCACGCTCGCGATCGCGGCGGGGCGTTTCGACGTCGATCCGGGCGAGGACGTCATCGCGGTCGAGCTGGGGGCGCCGGGGGACGTCGAGAAGCAGCTTTTCGACGCCGGCGCGGCAATCGCGGCCGACTACCTGCGGATCTCCACGGCCCAGGGGTAG
- a CDS encoding DUF4921 family protein, protein MSLPPNAHRDPITVMADGTIKQVNPFSGTEVWTVPGRGNRPLASPAVDPAPLGPHDREHRCAFCAGSPLATPPEKARMVRQDGEWRILDGLLPNQLTETSAEFRRVPNLFEIISYDYWAKNYGFQMDPPTAARMAGYLADPAGRGHVLDIVRTRLSAGGRDADLPEEELLEYAPAYFAGGHDVIVARRHFTDEATHTNQLASSGMLTPEEHFAFTLFTIDGIDDLYQRNRYAPYVVAFQNWLAPAGASFEHLHKQLVAIDSRSVQAELEISRLRLNPNMYNEWGVDYAGYRNLIIAENEHAVVHAGFGHRYPTLTIYSRSPTPEPWLQSNAEIRGMSDLIHACHAATGAEVAVNEEWHHRPVDLDMPMPWRVNIKWRVSTLAGFEGGTKIFVNTLSPDNIRDRVVSAMYRLRDEGRIAPDIRIATECDARRNTLLYNPLLQ, encoded by the coding sequence ATGAGTCTTCCCCCCAACGCCCACCGCGACCCGATCACCGTCATGGCCGACGGGACCATCAAGCAGGTGAACCCTTTCTCGGGGACGGAGGTGTGGACCGTCCCGGGCCGGGGGAACCGCCCCCTGGCCTCCCCCGCCGTCGACCCCGCACCGCTGGGCCCCCACGACCGGGAGCACCGTTGCGCCTTCTGCGCCGGCAGCCCGCTGGCCACCCCGCCGGAGAAGGCCCGCATGGTCCGCCAGGACGGGGAATGGCGGATCCTCGACGGCCTCCTCCCCAACCAGCTGACGGAGACCTCCGCCGAGTTCCGCCGCGTGCCCAACCTCTTCGAGATCATCTCCTACGACTACTGGGCGAAGAACTACGGCTTCCAGATGGACCCGCCGACCGCGGCGCGGATGGCCGGCTATCTGGCGGACCCGGCAGGGCGCGGGCACGTCCTGGACATCGTCCGCACCCGGCTGAGCGCCGGCGGCCGGGACGCCGACCTGCCGGAAGAGGAGCTGCTGGAGTACGCCCCCGCCTATTTCGCCGGGGGCCACGACGTGATCGTCGCCCGCCGCCACTTCACCGACGAGGCCACCCACACCAACCAGCTGGCCTCCTCCGGCATGCTCACCCCCGAGGAGCATTTCGCCTTCACGCTGTTCACCATCGACGGCATCGACGACCTCTACCAGCGCAACCGCTACGCCCCCTACGTCGTCGCCTTCCAGAACTGGCTCGCGCCGGCCGGCGCCTCCTTCGAGCACCTGCACAAGCAGCTGGTGGCCATCGATTCCCGTTCCGTCCAGGCCGAGCTGGAGATCTCCCGGCTGCGGCTGAACCCGAACATGTACAACGAGTGGGGTGTGGACTACGCCGGGTACCGCAACCTCATCATCGCGGAGAACGAGCACGCCGTGGTGCACGCCGGGTTCGGGCACCGCTACCCCACCCTGACCATCTACTCCCGCTCCCCCACCCCGGAGCCGTGGCTGCAGTCCAACGCCGAGATCCGCGGCATGAGCGACCTCATCCACGCCTGCCACGCCGCCACCGGGGCGGAGGTGGCGGTCAACGAGGAATGGCACCACCGGCCGGTCGACCTGGACATGCCCATGCCGTGGCGGGTGAACATCAAGTGGCGCGTGTCCACCCTCGCGGGTTTCGAGGGGGGCACGAAGATCTTCGTCAACACCCTGTCCCCCGACAACATCCGCGACCGCGTCGTCTCCGCCATGTACCGCCTCCGCGACGAGGGCCGCATCGCCCCGGACATCCGCATCGCCACCGAGTGCGACGCCCGCCGCAACACGCTCCTCTACAACCCGCTGCTGCAGTAA
- a CDS encoding amidohydrolase: protein MTHIARLLSRHSADLTWQRAFYEDLHEHPELSGHEHETAEKIARKLADFDCEVIPGIGGYGIVAVFRNGDGPAALFRADFDALPVREETGVPFASPTGVMHACGHDMHTTALLGACALLDAHRDAWSGTFLALFQPAEETGAGAGAMVADGLVARVPRPDVCLGQHVMPGRAGEVQTMPGPQFAACDSIRITIPGRSAHGSMPHKAIDPTYAAAMVVVRLQGIVGREVNPDDFAVVSVGTLRSGSTNNIIPGSAELVLNCRFYDADVQRRVYAAIRRVVEAECAASGILEPPTFEFFGRGELIDNDPGVFRAVRPVFDSVFGGASVDAARTTVSEDFATIPRAFGVPYLYWVVGCTPRELWDRAVAENRVDEDVPVNHMGTFLPEYGPTVDAATRAAAASVLTYLHR, encoded by the coding sequence ATGACACACATCGCCCGCCTCCTCTCCCGCCACTCCGCCGACCTGACCTGGCAGCGCGCCTTCTACGAGGACCTGCACGAACATCCCGAACTGTCCGGCCACGAGCACGAGACGGCGGAGAAGATCGCGCGGAAGCTGGCGGACTTCGACTGCGAGGTCATCCCCGGCATCGGCGGCTACGGCATCGTCGCCGTCTTCCGCAACGGCGACGGCCCGGCAGCCCTGTTCCGCGCGGATTTCGACGCCCTGCCAGTACGGGAGGAGACGGGGGTGCCCTTCGCCTCCCCGACCGGCGTCATGCACGCCTGCGGCCACGACATGCACACCACGGCCCTGCTCGGCGCGTGCGCGCTTCTCGACGCCCACCGCGACGCCTGGTCCGGCACCTTCCTGGCGCTGTTCCAGCCGGCCGAGGAAACCGGCGCCGGCGCCGGCGCCATGGTCGCCGACGGCCTGGTCGCCCGCGTGCCCCGCCCGGACGTCTGCCTGGGCCAGCATGTCATGCCCGGCCGGGCGGGCGAGGTGCAGACCATGCCCGGGCCGCAGTTCGCGGCCTGCGACTCCATCCGCATCACCATCCCGGGGCGCAGCGCCCACGGCTCGATGCCCCACAAGGCCATCGACCCGACGTACGCCGCCGCCATGGTCGTCGTCCGCCTCCAGGGCATCGTGGGCCGGGAGGTCAACCCCGACGATTTCGCCGTGGTGTCGGTGGGAACCCTGCGCTCCGGTTCGACGAACAACATCATCCCGGGTTCCGCCGAGCTGGTCCTCAACTGCCGTTTCTATGACGCGGACGTCCAGCGCCGCGTCTACGCCGCCATCCGCCGCGTGGTCGAGGCCGAGTGCGCGGCCTCCGGAATCCTGGAGCCGCCGACCTTCGAGTTCTTCGGCCGCGGGGAGCTCATCGACAACGACCCCGGAGTGTTCCGGGCCGTCCGCCCCGTCTTCGACTCCGTCTTCGGCGGGGCGTCGGTCGACGCGGCGCGCACCACCGTCTCGGAGGACTTCGCCACGATCCCGCGGGCCTTCGGCGTTCCCTACCTGTACTGGGTCGTCGGCTGCACCCCGCGGGAGCTGTGGGACCGGGCCGTCGCCGAGAACCGGGTGGACGAGGACGTGCCCGTCAACCACATGGGCACCTTCCTCCCCGAATACGGCCCCACCGTCGACGCCGCCACCCGTGCGGCCGCGGCGTCGGTGCTCACCTACCTTCACCGTTGA